The Mycolicibacterium neworleansense sequence GTCTGCGGGTCGGCCGGCTCACCGGTGGCCAGGATCCAGTTCGCCGGATCGTCACCCGGGGCATCGAGAGCGTCGCGCTGCTGCAGCAGCACCCCACCACTGATCTGGCGCAGCTCGATGCCACCGACCAGCGGCTCGGAGGCCACCAGGATACGGATGTTCTTCTTGCGGGCCAGGATTTCGACCGCGCCGGGCTCATAGGCCGGGGCGATGATGACCTCGGTGAAGATGTCGGCGACCGTCTCGGCCATCTCGACGCTGACCTCGGTGTTGGAGGCGATGACGCCACCGAACGCGCTCAGCGGATCACACTCGTGGGCCTTACGGTGCGCGTCGGCCACCGACTCCGACGAGATCGCGATGCCACACGGGTTGGCGTGCTTGATGATCGCCACGCAGATCTCTTCGTGGTCGAACGCCGCCCGCCACGCCGCGTCAGCGTCGGTGTAGTTGTTGTAGGACATCTCCTTGCCGTGCAACTGCTCGGCCTGAGCCAGTCCGGGCCACGCGGAGTCGTCGCGGTACACCGCGGCCTGCTGATGCGGGTTCTCGCCGTAGCGCAGCACCGCACTGCGATGCCAGGTGCCACCGAACCACTGCGGCAGCTTCTGGGCGGGCTCTTCCGGCGCCAGCGTCGACCCCATCCAGCTCGCCACCGCCACGTCGTACTCGGCGGTGTGCCGGAAGGCCAAGGACGCCAGGATCTTCCGCTCGGCCAAGGTGAAGCCACCGGCCCGCACCGCTGCCAGCACGCCGTCATAACCCAGGGGGTCGACCACGACGGCCACGCTCGGGTGGTTCTTGGCAGCTGCACGCACCATCGACGGGCCGCCGATGTCGATCTGCTCGACACACTCGTCCACCGATGCCCCGGACTCGACGGTCTCGGAGAACGGGTACAGGTTCACCACCACGAGCTCGAACGCCTCGACCTCGAGTTCGGCCAGCGCGGCAACGTGTTCGGGCTTGCGGGTATCGGCCAGCAGACCGGCGTGCACCCGCGGGTGCAGGGTCTTGACCCGGCCGTCGAGCACCTCCGGGAAACCCGTCACGTCTTCCACCGGGGTCACCGGAACGCCAGCGGCGGCAATGGTTTTGGCGGTCGACCCGGTGGAGACGATGGCCACGCCCGCCTCGTGCAGGCCGCGGGCCAGATCGGCCAGGCCGGTCTTGTCATAGACACTGATCAGCGCTCGCCGGATCGGTTTCTTCTCGCTCACCCTATGGTCGCCTTTCGTCCAGTCCAGGTCACGCCGCGGGTTGCCAGCGCGGCCAGCACATCCACCAGCAGTCGACGTTCGACCACCTTGATGCGCTCATGCAAAGTCTCTTCGGTGTCATCATCGAGCACCTCGATGGCCTGTTGGGCCAGAATCGGCCCGGTATCCATACCGGAGTCCACGAGATGCACGGTGCAGCCCGTCACCCGCACGCCGTAGGCCAATGCCTCGGGCACCGCGTGCGCCCCGGGAAACGCGGGCAGCAACGCCGGATGAGTGTTGACCACCCGGCCCGGGAAGCGGGAAAGGAATTGGCTGCCCAGAATTTTCATGAAC is a genomic window containing:
- the purH gene encoding bifunctional phosphoribosylaminoimidazolecarboxamide formyltransferase/IMP cyclohydrolase gives rise to the protein MSEKKPIRRALISVYDKTGLADLARGLHEAGVAIVSTGSTAKTIAAAGVPVTPVEDVTGFPEVLDGRVKTLHPRVHAGLLADTRKPEHVAALAELEVEAFELVVVNLYPFSETVESGASVDECVEQIDIGGPSMVRAAAKNHPSVAVVVDPLGYDGVLAAVRAGGFTLAERKILASLAFRHTAEYDVAVASWMGSTLAPEEPAQKLPQWFGGTWHRSAVLRYGENPHQQAAVYRDDSAWPGLAQAEQLHGKEMSYNNYTDADAAWRAAFDHEEICVAIIKHANPCGIAISSESVADAHRKAHECDPLSAFGGVIASNTEVSVEMAETVADIFTEVIIAPAYEPGAVEILARKKNIRILVASEPLVGGIELRQISGGVLLQQRDALDAPGDDPANWILATGEPADPQTLSDLVFAWRACRAVKSNAIVVAKDGATVGVGMGQVNRVDAAGLAVQRAGDRVAGSVGASDAFFPFPDGLETLTNAGVKAIVHPGGSVRDAEVTAAAEAAGITLYLTGARHFAH
- the purN gene encoding phosphoribosylglycinamide formyltransferase, giving the protein MQQPLHVPPSAPARLVVLASGTGSLLASLLAAAVDDYPARVVAVGTDRKCAALDIASSAGVASYSVRLGDYSERDAWDAALTAATAEHEPDLVVSAGFMKILGSQFLSRFPGRVVNTHPALLPAFPGAHAVPEALAYGVRVTGCTVHLVDSGMDTGPILAQQAIEVLDDDTEETLHERIKVVERRLLVDVLAALATRGVTWTGRKATIG